The following are encoded together in the Mycolicibacterium arabiense genome:
- a CDS encoding SpoIIE family protein phosphatase produces MVAHPSTQAGPRLSRQASTTVFIVGSLVAVLIAGWLSLVTQPTALVSTAWWPAAGIALGLGLRIPLRYTWVIATAVAAITFPLLLWAGRPLELAVALSMAGGIEMAIGAILLRGRSDTTPALGNPRDLGRLLIAILAAAVVYDLVGSTATYLLADSSQAWTRLVTAVPKHAAGMLLLAPLFMKLPGRARQARLPEIVAEIALVLGVTAFVFTFTPGMPLSFLPFIPLLWAAVRLSTRQLIWLMLGVAIIAYTGSAVNRGPFAFDRLGEDTGVVVLQTFLLSIMVVFLLLSLAVGLEQRTALRLAEREELFRTIFETSVAGMVIATREATGWQVTQTNASAEAILPGLGESSTSLKALLGEDAIRVLSAEMDALTEGNARLTLTTAADRILNVSMSLISVESAGHTVALQFYDITEAVRARRLEQAELMRAAEVQRALLPGKFPSTPGWSSGAVSVPARQVGGDFYDIRVQAPHAVLSLGDVMGKGMGAGMLAAATRAALRANDLDVSPSTAVSRAADVIDRDLQRTSAFVTLTYVLIDLATGDFRFADAGHGLHFVVRSGSNRVERVASADLPMGLESGWHERQGALNPGDAILLVSDGVLDMWGGSVQQLSDAVARCAQDCGADPQALVDALCAGANVDLERDDVTAVVLRRELLEVPTPTG; encoded by the coding sequence ATGGTCGCTCACCCGAGTACGCAGGCAGGGCCGCGGCTGAGCCGGCAGGCATCGACCACGGTGTTCATCGTCGGATCCCTCGTCGCAGTGCTGATCGCCGGCTGGCTGTCGCTGGTGACCCAACCGACGGCACTGGTGTCGACGGCATGGTGGCCCGCGGCAGGTATCGCACTCGGACTGGGCCTACGCATCCCGCTTCGCTACACCTGGGTGATCGCAACCGCGGTCGCCGCCATCACGTTCCCGCTCCTGCTGTGGGCGGGACGGCCTCTCGAGCTGGCCGTCGCCTTGTCGATGGCAGGCGGAATCGAGATGGCGATCGGGGCGATATTGCTGCGTGGCCGGTCGGACACCACGCCCGCGCTGGGCAACCCGCGAGACCTGGGCCGCCTGCTGATCGCCATCCTGGCGGCCGCGGTCGTCTACGACCTGGTCGGGTCCACCGCCACCTATCTACTGGCCGACTCGTCGCAGGCCTGGACGCGACTGGTGACGGCGGTGCCGAAGCACGCGGCGGGCATGCTGCTGCTGGCGCCGCTGTTCATGAAGCTTCCCGGCCGCGCGCGTCAGGCACGGCTGCCGGAGATCGTCGCCGAGATCGCGTTGGTGCTCGGCGTGACTGCGTTCGTTTTCACCTTCACCCCAGGGATGCCGCTGTCCTTCCTCCCCTTCATTCCCCTGCTGTGGGCGGCGGTGCGGCTGTCGACCCGACAACTGATCTGGCTGATGCTGGGCGTCGCGATCATCGCCTACACCGGCAGTGCAGTGAACCGCGGCCCGTTCGCCTTCGATCGCCTGGGCGAGGACACCGGCGTCGTCGTGCTGCAGACCTTCCTGCTGTCGATCATGGTGGTGTTCCTTCTGCTCTCGTTGGCCGTGGGGCTCGAGCAGCGCACCGCTCTGCGGCTGGCCGAACGGGAGGAACTGTTCAGGACGATCTTCGAGACCTCCGTCGCCGGCATGGTGATTGCCACCCGCGAGGCGACGGGATGGCAGGTGACGCAGACCAACGCGTCCGCGGAGGCCATCCTCCCCGGACTCGGTGAGTCCTCCACCTCACTGAAGGCCCTGTTGGGGGAGGATGCGATCCGCGTGCTCTCGGCGGAGATGGACGCGCTGACCGAGGGCAACGCCCGCCTCACCCTGACCACCGCCGCCGACCGCATCCTCAATGTCAGCATGTCTCTCATCAGCGTCGAGTCGGCCGGCCACACCGTGGCCCTGCAGTTCTACGACATCACCGAAGCGGTGCGGGCACGCCGCCTCGAACAGGCCGAACTCATGCGCGCAGCCGAGGTGCAGCGGGCCCTGTTGCCCGGGAAGTTCCCGAGCACGCCCGGCTGGAGTTCAGGGGCGGTGTCGGTTCCCGCCCGCCAGGTCGGCGGAGATTTCTACGACATCCGCGTGCAGGCGCCGCACGCGGTCCTCAGTCTCGGCGACGTCATGGGCAAGGGCATGGGCGCCGGAATGCTGGCCGCGGCGACGAGGGCGGCCCTGCGCGCCAACGACCTGGACGTCAGTCCGTCCACGGCGGTGAGCCGTGCTGCCGACGTCATCGACCGCGACCTGCAACGCACCAGCGCGTTCGTCACCCTGACCTACGTGCTGATCGACCTCGCCACGGGTGACTTCCGATTCGCCGACGCCGGCCACGGACTGCACTTCGTCGTCCGCAGCGGATCCAACCGCGTGGAGCGCGTCGCGTCTGCCGACCTTCCGATGGGGCTGGAAAGCGGCTGGCACGAAAGGCAAGGCGCGCTGAATCCCGGGGACGCGATCCTGCTGGTGAGCGACGGAGTCCTGGACATGTGGGGTGGCTCGGTCCAGCAACTCAGCGACGCCGTCGCACGGTGCGCACAGGATTGTGGCGCCGATCCCCAGGCACTCGTCGACGCGCTCTGTGCGGGCGCGAACGTCGATCTCGAACGCGATGACGTGACCGCCGTCGTGCTCCGCAGAGAGCTGTTGGAGGTTCCGACGCCGACGGGTTGA
- a CDS encoding glycosyltransferase yields the protein MSPTVLINAGPWLTVPPTGYGGIENVIATLIPQLRRRGVRVVLATVGQSSLDVDERIHAFDEPQFAHIAEPYNDVAGVAAAHLQRVVAELRCRSDIDLVHDHMEVLGPSVLTAMGADRPGVLHTLHWDLTKHRAFYGGFGRHEHFYVNGVSASQLRFAPDALRRHSLGHVHLATPLAQDATRRANPAKGKHLVLVARINRRKGQHVAARLAQRCGWELVLAGPIGPFTGPEELVAAPNADRYADVRYWREEVAPYVDGDRVRWIGNVEGVERDHLVATARATLFPVCWDEPGGTAVTESLALGTPVVGYRRGCLPELVEPGTGLLAEYGDETALAQLVDCVDDLDPAQCRATAERRFAPDVMAAAYLELYERCIAGSTAGARPAYA from the coding sequence ATGAGTCCGACGGTGTTGATCAACGCCGGACCGTGGCTGACGGTTCCGCCGACGGGCTACGGCGGTATCGAGAACGTCATCGCCACGCTGATCCCGCAGCTACGCCGGCGCGGAGTGCGTGTCGTCCTCGCCACCGTGGGTCAGAGCAGCCTCGACGTCGACGAGCGGATTCACGCGTTCGACGAGCCGCAGTTCGCGCACATCGCCGAGCCCTACAACGACGTCGCCGGTGTCGCAGCCGCGCACCTGCAGCGCGTCGTCGCCGAACTGCGATGCCGTTCGGACATCGACCTGGTCCACGACCACATGGAGGTTCTCGGTCCGAGCGTGCTCACCGCCATGGGCGCCGATCGACCGGGGGTGCTGCATACCCTGCACTGGGACCTGACCAAGCACCGCGCCTTCTATGGCGGCTTCGGCAGGCACGAGCACTTCTACGTGAACGGCGTGTCAGCCTCGCAACTGCGGTTCGCGCCGGATGCGCTCCGTCGCCACAGCCTCGGGCACGTCCACCTGGCCACCCCGCTGGCACAGGACGCCACCCGTCGGGCGAATCCGGCCAAGGGCAAGCATCTGGTCCTCGTCGCGCGAATCAACCGGCGGAAGGGTCAGCACGTCGCCGCTCGCCTGGCGCAGCGGTGTGGCTGGGAGTTGGTGCTCGCCGGGCCCATCGGGCCGTTCACCGGGCCGGAGGAACTCGTCGCCGCACCGAATGCGGATCGTTACGCCGACGTCCGGTACTGGCGCGAGGAGGTCGCTCCCTACGTCGACGGTGACCGGGTGCGGTGGATCGGGAACGTGGAGGGCGTGGAGCGTGATCACCTCGTCGCGACCGCGCGGGCGACGCTGTTCCCGGTCTGCTGGGACGAACCGGGCGGTACCGCAGTCACCGAGTCGCTGGCGCTCGGCACGCCGGTGGTCGGTTACCGCCGTGGCTGTCTGCCCGAACTCGTCGAGCCCGGCACGGGCCTACTCGCCGAGTACGGGGACGAGACCGCGCTGGCACAGCTGGTCGACTGCGTCGACGATCTCGATCCCGCCCAGTGCCGCGCAACGGCCGAACGGCGGTTCGCTCCGGACGTCATGGCCGCGGCCTATCTCGAGCTGTACGAGCGATGCATTGCCGGTTCGACGGCGGGCGCACGCCCGGCATATGCCTGA
- a CDS encoding glucosyl-3-phosphoglycerate synthase has product MLDADEHAPAGVDPEMWDWLSRRSSRGTSWTLQRVVRAKGARRISVVLPARDEDQTVGDIVTQIRRRLVEDVCLVDELIVIDSRSSDETAAVAASAGATVYHQDEILPEHPRMDGKGDALWKGLAASTGDIVLFVDSDLRDFTTDFVVGLLGPLLCEPGVMFVKAHYLRPLKTDQLTVPGGGGRVSELVARPLINMFWPRLAGFVQPLAGEYGGYRHVLERIPFVTGYGVEFAMLIDLLDLVGLDALAQVDLGTRTHSHQDIEALGRMAAQIMQTANARLGREYIGVDGVPTSRWLTQFRHDTTTPVHHQLVVSDVAVQERPPLADVRAFVGTAPALSTSTFMDQP; this is encoded by the coding sequence ATGCTGGATGCAGACGAACACGCTCCTGCTGGCGTGGACCCCGAGATGTGGGACTGGCTGTCACGGCGCTCCAGTCGCGGAACGTCGTGGACGCTGCAACGGGTCGTGCGCGCCAAGGGCGCCAGGCGGATCAGCGTCGTGCTGCCCGCCCGCGACGAGGACCAGACCGTCGGGGACATCGTCACCCAGATCCGTCGTCGGCTCGTGGAGGACGTCTGCCTGGTCGACGAACTCATCGTCATCGACTCCAGATCGTCCGACGAGACTGCCGCGGTAGCGGCGTCAGCCGGGGCCACGGTGTATCACCAGGACGAGATCCTGCCCGAACACCCGCGAATGGACGGCAAGGGCGACGCGTTGTGGAAGGGACTGGCGGCCAGCACCGGCGACATCGTGCTCTTCGTCGATTCGGACCTACGCGACTTCACGACGGACTTCGTCGTCGGACTGCTCGGCCCACTGCTCTGCGAACCGGGCGTGATGTTCGTCAAGGCGCACTACCTTCGCCCGCTGAAGACCGACCAGCTGACCGTCCCCGGCGGAGGCGGTCGGGTGAGCGAACTGGTCGCGCGGCCCCTGATCAACATGTTCTGGCCACGTCTGGCCGGCTTCGTCCAGCCCCTGGCAGGCGAGTACGGGGGTTATCGGCATGTGCTGGAACGGATTCCGTTCGTCACCGGCTATGGCGTCGAATTCGCCATGCTGATCGACCTACTCGACCTCGTCGGGCTGGACGCGCTCGCACAGGTCGATCTGGGCACGCGGACCCACAGTCACCAAGACATCGAGGCGTTGGGGCGCATGGCCGCTCAGATCATGCAGACCGCCAACGCGCGCCTCGGGCGCGAGTACATCGGTGTCGACGGAGTGCCGACCTCGCGGTGGCTCACCCAGTTTCGCCACGACACGACGACTCCCGTACACCACCAACTGGTGGTCTCCGACGTCGCCGTGCAGGAGAGACCGCCCCTGGCGGACGTGCGCGCCTTCGTGGGCACCGCGCCTGCCCTGAGCACCTCGACGTTCATGGACCAGCCATGA
- a CDS encoding Gfo/Idh/MocA family protein: protein MSAPGLGIRCTSPNRGDRTLNRCTVGFVGAGGVAVRHARQLAQLENVRIVAVTDPVAATAQSFAEMTGAAAVSDLDAVLNASPDAVYVCVPPHVHGPIEERLLGAGTAVFVEKPLAADLPTAQRIADAARKAGVVTSVGHHWRYSSAVDLVRELLDGRPVRLAVGSWIDRVPPVPWWSKRAMSGGQVVEQAVHVLDLLRMLCGDVVEVDAYANSTPPGTPGADVDGATVAILKLRSGAVGTVSAACCLDWKHRAGLELHADGLSIAIHEDRVVATTAQGPVEHSLAPDDAKLAADRAFIDAVVGNGTAREGILVDYDEALRTHQLACAIADSGANGRPVRLHD from the coding sequence GTGTCGGCCCCCGGTCTGGGTATCCGGTGCACATCGCCGAACCGGGGAGATCGAACATTGAATCGCTGCACAGTCGGCTTCGTAGGAGCCGGTGGGGTTGCCGTGCGACACGCGCGTCAACTCGCCCAACTCGAGAACGTGCGGATCGTCGCCGTGACGGACCCCGTTGCGGCGACGGCACAGTCCTTTGCCGAGATGACGGGCGCCGCTGCGGTGTCGGATCTGGACGCAGTCCTGAACGCATCGCCGGATGCGGTGTACGTCTGCGTTCCCCCGCACGTCCACGGCCCCATAGAGGAACGGCTGCTCGGCGCGGGCACCGCAGTGTTCGTCGAGAAGCCGCTGGCGGCCGACCTGCCGACCGCCCAGCGCATAGCCGACGCGGCGCGCAAGGCCGGTGTGGTGACCTCGGTTGGTCATCACTGGCGGTACTCGTCTGCCGTCGACCTCGTCCGCGAACTACTCGACGGCCGACCGGTTCGGCTGGCGGTGGGGTCGTGGATCGACCGCGTACCGCCAGTGCCGTGGTGGAGCAAGCGGGCGATGTCGGGTGGTCAGGTCGTCGAACAGGCGGTGCACGTACTCGACCTGCTGCGGATGCTGTGTGGCGACGTCGTCGAGGTCGACGCCTACGCCAACTCCACGCCGCCGGGCACTCCGGGCGCCGACGTCGACGGAGCAACCGTCGCGATCCTGAAGCTTCGCTCCGGAGCGGTTGGGACCGTGTCCGCCGCATGCTGCTTGGACTGGAAGCATCGGGCGGGTCTCGAACTACACGCCGACGGCCTGTCGATTGCGATTCACGAAGACCGCGTCGTCGCGACGACGGCGCAGGGACCCGTGGAGCACAGTCTGGCGCCCGATGACGCCAAGCTGGCCGCGGATCGCGCCTTCATCGACGCCGTGGTCGGCAACGGGACGGCTCGCGAGGGAATTCTGGTGGACTACGACGAAGCGCTGCGGACTCACCAACTCGCCTGCGCCATTGCGGATTCCGGCGCGAACGGTCGTCCTGTGAGGCTCCATGACTGA
- a CDS encoding zinc-dependent alcohol dehydrogenase, producing MTDRAFTVVVERRGVVTLRDDPPPPPVHDGQFDVETVFSGLSTGTDLSWVKGANPALHRRWDSELGLFMPGDPDVGYPIEKFGYMQVGRVTNSAISAVQQGDLVAMTYGHRSAYRADALADRFVKLPDSLDPVLGIFAAHMGPICANALLHAAADVHGADVRSLADGVRGRRVAITGAGVVGLLTGLFARLHGAASVVVVEPTPARRRVATDLGLEVIDPDDVDPAVTLKSRWRHAAGDRGADVVFQCRGQASALALALRLLRPQGTVIDLAFYPGGSEDVRLGEEFHHNGLSLRCSQIGRVPRGTSHLWDRERLSAETLALLAAYGDDITRHVITDFAPLAEAPETLVRLANSRHAGLQLVFT from the coding sequence ATGACTGACCGGGCCTTCACCGTCGTGGTCGAGCGCCGCGGTGTCGTCACGCTGCGCGACGATCCACCGCCGCCGCCCGTACACGACGGCCAGTTCGACGTCGAGACCGTGTTCAGTGGGTTGTCGACCGGCACGGACCTCAGCTGGGTCAAGGGCGCGAACCCCGCCCTGCACCGCAGATGGGATTCCGAGCTGGGCCTGTTCATGCCGGGCGACCCAGACGTGGGCTATCCAATCGAGAAGTTCGGTTACATGCAGGTCGGTCGGGTCACGAACAGCGCGATATCGGCTGTGCAGCAAGGTGATCTCGTCGCGATGACCTACGGGCACCGCAGCGCGTACCGCGCCGACGCGCTGGCCGACCGCTTCGTGAAACTGCCCGATTCACTCGATCCGGTGCTCGGCATCTTCGCCGCACACATGGGACCGATTTGCGCCAACGCGCTCCTGCACGCTGCTGCCGACGTCCACGGCGCCGACGTGCGCAGTCTCGCCGACGGGGTGCGCGGTCGCCGGGTCGCCATCACCGGCGCCGGCGTCGTGGGTCTGCTGACCGGCCTGTTCGCCCGATTGCACGGCGCCGCATCAGTGGTGGTGGTCGAGCCCACCCCGGCACGCCGCCGCGTCGCGACCGACCTCGGCCTGGAGGTGATCGACCCCGACGACGTCGACCCAGCCGTCACCCTGAAGAGCCGGTGGCGTCACGCGGCCGGTGACCGCGGAGCCGACGTCGTGTTCCAATGTCGTGGCCAGGCAAGCGCATTGGCATTGGCGCTGCGCCTGCTGCGCCCCCAGGGGACCGTCATCGACCTGGCGTTCTATCCGGGGGGATCCGAGGACGTGCGACTAGGTGAAGAGTTCCACCACAACGGACTGAGCCTGCGCTGCTCACAGATCGGACGGGTGCCGCGCGGCACCAGCCATCTGTGGGACCGCGAACGTCTCAGCGCCGAGACGTTGGCGCTGCTGGCCGCCTACGGCGACGACATCACCAGGCACGTCATCACCGACTTTGCGCCCCTGGCAGAGGCGCCGGAGACCCTGGTCCGACTGGCCAACAGTCGGCACGCCGGGCTGCAACTCGTGTTCACCTGA
- a CDS encoding glycoside hydrolase family 26 protein: MIATRRYARRLVTGLLAASLWLGVGCASQPAAQSSGVVPAHPVSWGVFLPDDSSGSSALSVVTQMAGAPPRYLLQFAAIDDPVPFAKLGAAQAAGALPILTLEMWQPGAGVEQPAYALRRVTAGDFDAQLDRWARELAGWGQPVILRVNHEMNAPHYPWSVGVNGNTAKDSVAAWKHIRERFVIAKADRVSFMWCPDATSEGADDMVAAFPGVDSVEVLGLDGYNWGDGDGKSWRSPGDVFGQALDRLRGVDGEHDILIAETASAEGPVSGTDKADWIYGLFDFLATQERVRGLVWFQAVKERDWRFNSSPQAQEAFKQAVAKQSSG, encoded by the coding sequence ATGATTGCGACGCGGCGCTACGCGCGTCGGCTCGTCACGGGCCTGTTGGCGGCGTCGCTGTGGCTCGGCGTGGGATGCGCCTCGCAGCCCGCGGCTCAATCGTCCGGTGTCGTACCGGCACATCCGGTGAGCTGGGGCGTGTTCCTGCCGGACGACTCATCCGGGTCGAGCGCACTGTCCGTGGTCACCCAGATGGCCGGGGCACCACCGCGCTACCTGCTCCAGTTCGCGGCAATCGACGATCCGGTTCCCTTCGCCAAGCTGGGCGCGGCCCAGGCCGCAGGCGCCCTGCCGATCCTCACGCTCGAGATGTGGCAGCCCGGTGCGGGCGTCGAGCAACCCGCATACGCACTGCGCCGCGTGACGGCCGGTGACTTCGACGCCCAACTGGATCGGTGGGCGCGCGAGCTGGCCGGCTGGGGGCAGCCGGTGATCCTGCGGGTCAACCACGAGATGAATGCCCCGCACTATCCGTGGTCGGTCGGCGTCAACGGCAACACCGCCAAGGACTCCGTCGCGGCATGGAAGCACATCCGAGAGCGCTTCGTCATCGCCAAGGCCGACCGCGTCTCGTTCATGTGGTGCCCCGACGCCACCTCCGAGGGTGCCGACGACATGGTGGCCGCCTTCCCCGGTGTGGACAGCGTCGAGGTGCTCGGACTGGACGGCTACAACTGGGGCGACGGAGACGGAAAATCGTGGCGTTCGCCGGGCGACGTCTTCGGTCAGGCGCTCGACCGGCTTCGCGGCGTGGACGGGGAGCACGACATCCTGATCGCCGAGACGGCCAGCGCCGAGGGGCCCGTTTCGGGAACGGACAAGGCGGATTGGATCTACGGCCTGTTCGACTTCCTCGCCACCCAGGAGCGGGTGCGCGGCCTGGTCTGGTTCCAGGCCGTCAAAGAGCGGGATTGGCGGTTCAATTCGTCGCCTCAGGCGCAGGAGGCGTTCAAGCAAGCGGTGGCCAAGCAGTCGTCCGGCTGA
- a CDS encoding ATP-binding protein: MTESVVLDTTTGPDTLDEIQATLDRLWESHDVDDVVRMHMDLAAGEIGANIVEHSGGNQPIRLRLEVELLPDVVRATFFDEGHPSPVDLGGVRMPDEMSDRGRGLAIAHRVLDELSYRRGRDGNHWTLVRSLEP, encoded by the coding sequence ATGACTGAATCGGTGGTGCTGGACACCACGACCGGGCCGGACACCCTCGACGAGATCCAGGCCACGCTCGACCGGCTCTGGGAATCCCACGACGTCGACGACGTGGTGCGCATGCACATGGACCTCGCGGCCGGCGAGATCGGCGCCAACATCGTCGAACACTCGGGTGGAAATCAGCCCATCCGGCTGCGCCTGGAGGTCGAACTCCTCCCCGACGTCGTGCGGGCGACGTTCTTCGACGAAGGACACCCCTCGCCCGTCGACCTGGGCGGCGTCCGCATGCCCGACGAGATGTCCGACCGTGGACGAGGCCTCGCGATCGCACACCGGGTGCTCGACGAGCTGTCCTACCGCCGGGGCCGGGACGGCAATCACTGGACGCTGGTGCGCAGCCTCGAGCCCTAG
- a CDS encoding STAS domain-containing protein has translation MSHYETRTTDSGVTVVRPDGRLNMVAAPALRKQLHELVEGGNARVVVDLSATEFIDSSGLGALISGLKVARQAGGDLRIAAPTKQVVTVLELTNLNRVLRAHDSADSAFDD, from the coding sequence ATGAGTCATTACGAGACGCGTACAACGGATTCGGGTGTGACCGTGGTGCGCCCCGATGGGCGTCTGAACATGGTTGCCGCGCCGGCTCTGCGCAAGCAACTCCACGAACTGGTCGAAGGAGGCAACGCGCGCGTCGTCGTCGATCTGAGCGCCACCGAGTTCATCGACTCCTCGGGTCTTGGCGCACTGATCTCGGGCCTCAAGGTCGCCCGCCAGGCCGGCGGCGACCTGCGCATCGCCGCTCCCACCAAGCAGGTCGTCACGGTGCTCGAGCTGACGAATCTCAATCGCGTGCTGCGCGCGCATGATTCAGCCGACAGTGCGTTCGATGACTGA
- a CDS encoding glycosyltransferase has translation MRHQLPDTPKGKYPSPWLRLLILCTALLGINYILWRWLASINWEAWWIAVPLVVAETYSVIDSLLFGLTMWKVLRRNPAPPPPDDATVDVFITTYNEPVDMVLETAEAAQRIRFPHSTWILDDGDRHELAAAAAERGIGYITRSASWTADKPRHAKAGNLNNALFETDGEYILVLDADQVPEPDILDKTLGYFRDPYMALVQTPQYFHNVPFSDPLGSQAPLFYGPIQQGKDGWNAAYFCGSNAVLRREALMQLGVRGYVRAVEDGIKRTLYAARKMIRAARKQAGSDQPEVAAALESVLQAVRDARRQLRDKRELADITFGFQQRVDAAARTIVDSDVTAMRADLEIIAALGENLENTATAVVFDDDALESLAGREWSPLGAIESISAMIRAVDVGRDDEAQPMLPMATISVTEDMATCMRLHAMGWRSAYHHEVLARGLAPDDVRTMLTQRLRWAQGTVQVMLRENPFVQKGLSIGQKLMYWSTMYSYLAGFAALAYFAAPAIYLIFGVLPVSAYSWDFFGRLIPFLLLNQLMFIVISRGTPTWRGQQYSLALFPVWIRACYTAFLNVVFDRPLGFAVTPKTRQDVGAIPWHLVKWQLVVIVVLVIASIIGIVQLYFGAISVLGVGVNVFWVLFDLLILSVVFQAVRYRGHQPEGE, from the coding sequence ATGAGGCATCAGCTGCCGGATACGCCCAAGGGGAAGTACCCGTCACCCTGGTTGCGGTTGCTGATCCTGTGCACTGCGCTGCTCGGCATCAACTACATCCTCTGGCGGTGGCTGGCGTCGATCAACTGGGAGGCCTGGTGGATCGCGGTACCGCTGGTGGTCGCCGAGACCTACAGCGTCATCGACTCCCTGCTGTTCGGGTTGACGATGTGGAAGGTGTTGCGGCGCAACCCCGCTCCGCCACCTCCCGACGATGCCACTGTCGACGTGTTCATCACCACCTACAACGAGCCGGTCGACATGGTCCTCGAGACGGCCGAGGCGGCGCAACGCATCCGGTTCCCGCATTCGACGTGGATCCTCGACGACGGGGACCGTCACGAACTCGCCGCTGCCGCAGCCGAACGCGGCATCGGCTACATCACCCGCTCGGCGAGCTGGACCGCCGACAAACCGCGTCATGCCAAGGCCGGCAACCTGAACAACGCGCTGTTCGAGACCGACGGCGAATACATCCTCGTGCTCGACGCCGATCAAGTGCCGGAACCGGACATCCTCGACAAGACCCTGGGCTACTTCCGCGACCCCTACATGGCGCTCGTCCAGACGCCGCAGTACTTCCACAACGTGCCGTTCAGCGATCCCCTGGGTAGTCAGGCCCCACTGTTCTACGGTCCGATTCAGCAGGGCAAGGACGGCTGGAACGCGGCGTACTTCTGCGGCTCGAATGCCGTGCTTCGCCGTGAGGCGTTGATGCAGTTGGGTGTTCGCGGATACGTCCGCGCGGTCGAGGACGGCATCAAGCGAACGCTGTACGCCGCCCGCAAGATGATCAGGGCCGCGCGGAAACAGGCCGGCTCCGACCAGCCCGAAGTGGCCGCTGCGCTGGAGTCGGTGCTGCAGGCCGTGCGCGACGCGCGCCGTCAGCTCCGGGACAAACGCGAGCTGGCGGACATCACCTTCGGCTTCCAGCAGCGGGTGGACGCGGCCGCGCGCACGATCGTCGACTCCGACGTCACCGCCATGCGCGCCGACCTCGAGATCATCGCCGCACTGGGCGAGAATCTCGAGAACACTGCGACCGCAGTAGTGTTCGATGACGATGCGCTCGAATCGCTGGCCGGCCGTGAGTGGTCACCGCTGGGTGCGATCGAGTCGATCAGCGCGATGATCCGCGCCGTCGACGTGGGCCGCGACGACGAGGCGCAGCCCATGCTGCCGATGGCGACGATCTCGGTCACCGAGGACATGGCGACCTGCATGCGCCTGCACGCCATGGGGTGGCGCTCTGCCTACCATCACGAGGTCCTCGCCCGCGGCCTGGCGCCCGACGACGTGCGGACGATGCTGACTCAGCGGCTGCGGTGGGCGCAGGGGACCGTGCAGGTGATGCTGCGGGAGAACCCCTTCGTGCAGAAGGGGCTGTCGATCGGTCAGAAGTTGATGTACTGGTCGACGATGTACAGCTACCTGGCGGGTTTCGCTGCGCTGGCCTACTTTGCCGCCCCGGCCATCTATCTGATCTTCGGCGTCCTGCCGGTGTCGGCGTACAGCTGGGACTTCTTCGGCAGGCTGATCCCGTTCCTGCTCCTCAACCAGCTGATGTTCATCGTCATCAGCCGCGGCACCCCCACCTGGCGGGGACAGCAGTACAGCCTTGCCCTGTTCCCGGTGTGGATTCGTGCGTGCTACACCGCGTTCCTGAACGTGGTCTTCGACCGGCCGTTGGGCTTCGCGGTGACACCCAAGACGCGCCAGGACGTCGGCGCCATCCCGTGGCACCTGGTCAAGTGGCAGCTCGTCGTCATCGTCGTCCTGGTGATCGCGTCGATCATCGGCATCGTGCAGCTGTACTTCGGCGCCATCTCGGTGCTGGGCGTCGGGGTCAACGTGTTCTGGGTTCTGTTCGATCTGTTGATACTCAGCGTGGTGTTTCAGGCGGTGCGGTACCGCGGGCACCAGCCGGAAGGAGAGTGA